One genomic window of Cygnus atratus isolate AKBS03 ecotype Queensland, Australia chromosome 16, CAtr_DNAZoo_HiC_assembly, whole genome shotgun sequence includes the following:
- the DYNLRB1 gene encoding dynein light chain roadblock-type 1, with protein MAEVEETLKRIQSQKGVQGIIVVNSEGIPIKSTMDNSTTIQYAGLMHSFIMKARSTVRDIDPQNDLTFLRIRSKKNEIMVAPDKDYFLIVIQNPTE; from the exons ATG gcTGAGGTGGAAGAAACACTGAAGCGAATTCAGAGCCAAAAAGGAGTGCAAGGAATCATCGTTGTTAATTCTGAAG GTATTCCTATCAAAAGTACTATGGACAACTCCACAACGATCCAATATGCGGGCCTAATGCACAGTTTCATCATGAAGGCAAGGAGCACTGTGCGAGACATTGATCCCCAAAATGACCTCACATTCCTGCGGATCCGctccaagaaaaatgaaatcatggTTGCACCAG aTAAGGACTACTTCCTGATTGTCATCCAGAATCCTACTGAATGA